In Thunnus thynnus chromosome 13, fThuThy2.1, whole genome shotgun sequence, the following proteins share a genomic window:
- the LOC137195590 gene encoding complement factor B-like, translated as MGFSVHWIWFTALSCLLCMGGEVWCDCTEENMEIEGGNYTLTKNLSVGSMLVYHCPEGYYPYPALIRLCQLDSSWRPVPKRFRKQRCKMVECPDPNVLENGNVSPPQERYFVGNETTYECYSGYKLRGSFKRVCLSNTKWSGSTPICSRDAGDNCADPGIPPGALRTGNVFDVGDKVKYSCNGNLFLVGSSERVCLESGQWTGQEPACYYTHTYDTSQEVSEAFGSAIKGSLTTYEPTVDTQEGRKIRISKTGTLNIYIAVDISESIQEEYIQNATNVTKSLISKISSFSVTPNYEVLLFSSQVFRLSRILDFMDGRETLSTLMTKLDNFTETIKDRDTAGTNLNEVFKTFLEDMALVKQRVKDEGFKEHRHVLIVFTDGGYNMGGSPEPTVRKIKNMVYMNHIEGIQSREDYLDIYIFAIGDEILDDELKPLAIGTGGRHYFRMQNDLINLKEAFDEIIDADEVLGMCGLYNSTTVGSERDQRKRFPWVVFITIKNEGTFTNCLGSLVTKEFVLTAAHCFKFGDREEHIKVEIDDQARTVKKITLHPKFNTKAKEDEGVPEFYDYDVALLQLEEYVEFSYYIRPVCIPCTQETSDALQLVGASTCKDQEDLLFKNHIEELYFLTKSRSHVKEKTVRAKIGDNRGECISHAIEAPGITTKNPEVAVTDNFLCTGGQFPQVDHIACTGDSGGAVVKDYLVYRTIQVAVVSWGTKNLCKSGSQTKSDATSRDFHINLFKVVPFLKDVLGDDTQDEYAPLKFLNS; from the exons ATGGGATTTTCTGTCCACTGGATTTGGTTCACTGCTCTTTCATGTCTCCTCTGCATGG gtGGTGAAGTTTGGTGTGATTGCACAGAGGAGAATATGGAAATTGAGGGAGGTAATTACACACTGACCAAGAATCTGAGTGTAGGCAGCATGTTGGTCTACCATTGTCCTGAGGGCTACTATCCATACCCTGCTTTGATCCGTCTGTGTCAGCTCGATAGCAGCTGGAGACCAGTACCCAAACGTTTTCGTAAACAGAGATGCAAGA TGGTTGAATGCCCAGACCCTAATGTGCTGGAGAATGGAAACGTGTCCCCTCCTCAGGAGAGGTACTTTGTGGGCAATGAGACCACGTATGAGTGCTACTCTGGATACAAACTACGTGGCTCATTCAAACGTGTTTGCTTATCAAACACGAAGTGGAGCGGCTCCACTCCCATCTGTAGCCGTGATG CAGGAGATAATTGTGCTGATCCTGGCATCCCACCTGGTGCCTTAAGAACAGGGAATGTGTTTGATGTTGGTGACAAAGTGAAATACAGCTGCAATGGCAATCTTTTTCTGGTGGGGTCGAGCGAAAGAGTGTGTCTGGAGAGTGGCCAGTGGACTGGCCAAGAACCAGCATGCTACT acacacacacctatgaCACTTCACAAGAGGTATCAGAGGCATTTGGCAGTGCAATCAAAGGCAGCCTCACCACTTATGAGCCAACAG TTGACACACAGGAGGGGAGAAAAATCAGGATTTCAAAAACTGGGACACTAAACATCTACATCGCTGTGGATATTTCCGAGAGCATCCAAGAAGAATACAtccaaaatgcaacaaatgttacaaaatcACTTATTTCAAAG ATTTCATCTTTTAGCGTGACTCCAAACTATGAGGTCCTCTTATTCTCCTCTCAAGTATTTAGACTTTCCAGAATTTTGGATTTCATGGATGGTAGAGAAACACTAAGCACTCTGATGACTAAATTGGACAATTTTACAGAAACCA TCAAAGACAGAGACACTGCTGGAACAAATCTGAACGAAGTCTTTAAGACCTTCCTGGAAGACATGGCTTTGGTAAAGCAACGAGTTAAAGATGAAGGTTTTAAGGAACATCGTCACGTCCTCATCGTTTTTACAGATG GTGGTTATAATATGGGTGGTTCACCTGAACCAActgtgagaaaaataaagaacatgGTGTACATGAACCACATTGAGGGCATTCAATCACGAGAAGACTATCTGG acatttacatttttgccaTTGGAGATGAGATCCTTGATGATGAGCTGAAGCCCCTCGCAATAGGGACTGGTGGCAGGCATTACTTCAGAATGCAAAATGACTTAATAAACTTGAAGGAAGCCTTTGATGAAATAATTG atgCAGACGAAGTTTTGGGCATGTGTGGTCTTTACAATTCAACAACTGTAGGAAGTGAAAGGGACCAGAGGAAAAGGTTTCCATGGGTAGTATTCATTACTATCAAG AATGAGGGAACTTTCACAAATTGCCTTGGCTCTCTTGTGACCAAAGAGTTTGTCTTgactgctgctcactgcttcAAATTTGGAGATAGGGAGGAGCACATCAAGGTTGAGATTGATGATCaag CTAGAACGGTTAAAAAAATCACGTTACACCCAAAATTCAATACCAAGGCTAAAGAGGATGAAGGTGTGCCGGAGTTCTATGACTATGATGTGGCTCTCCTTCAACTGGAGGAATATGTTGAATTCTCCTATTATATCAG ACCTGTTTGCATACCTTGCACCCAGGAGACCAGTGATGCTCTACAACTGGTTGGTGCTTCCACCTGCAAGGACCAAG AGGATCTCCTGTTTAAGAATCATATTGAAGAACTCTATTTCCTGACAAAGTCAAGAAGCCATGTAAAGGAAAAAACTGTCCGCGCTAAGATCGGCGATAAT AGAGGTGAATGCATCAGCCATGCGATAGAGGCACCAGGTATAACAACGAAAAATCCAGAGGTTGCTGTGACTGATAACTTCCTGTGCACTGGTGGTCAGTTTCCTCAGGTAGATCATATAGCATGTACAG GTGACTCTGGAGGTGCTGTGGTCAAAGACTATCTCGTGTATCGCACAATACAG GTTGCAGTGGTCAGCTGGGGAACCAAGAATCTTTGCAAGTCAGGCAGTCAGACAAAGTCAGACGCCACTTCCAGAGATTTCCATATTAATCTTTTCAAAGTTGTACCTTTCCTCAAAGATGTCCTTGGAGATGACACCCAGGATGAGTACGCACCACTTAAGTTTTTGAACAGCTAA